One Peterkaempfera bronchialis DNA window includes the following coding sequences:
- a CDS encoding glycosyltransferase family 2 protein has protein sequence MIERDRPVVDVVLPCLDEVAALPWVLERIPPGWRAVVVDNGSTDGSAELAASLGAHVVGEPVRGFGAACAAGLRAATAPVVCFCDCDASLDPGQLPALALAVLDGAADLVLGRRRPTTRGAWPVHARLANRELARLIRRRTGLRLHDLGPMRVARREALLGLDLTELRSGYPLQMVIRAADAGWRVREVDVPYHPRTGRSKVTGTWRGTWNAVRDMRAVLSEPPRRLAGAPR, from the coding sequence GTGATCGAAAGGGATCGGCCCGTTGTGGACGTCGTGCTGCCATGCCTTGACGAAGTAGCCGCCCTTCCCTGGGTGTTGGAGCGGATACCGCCCGGCTGGCGCGCCGTGGTCGTCGACAACGGCTCGACTGACGGCTCCGCCGAGCTCGCCGCGTCCCTGGGCGCGCACGTCGTGGGTGAACCGGTGCGCGGCTTCGGTGCCGCCTGCGCGGCCGGGCTGCGCGCCGCCACCGCGCCCGTGGTCTGTTTCTGCGACTGCGACGCCTCCCTCGACCCGGGGCAGCTGCCGGCACTGGCCCTCGCCGTCCTGGACGGCGCGGCGGACCTGGTACTCGGGCGGCGCAGGCCGACGACACGCGGCGCCTGGCCGGTCCACGCCCGGCTCGCCAACCGCGAGCTGGCCAGGCTGATCCGCCGCCGCACCGGCCTGCGCCTGCACGACCTCGGTCCGATGCGGGTGGCCCGCCGGGAGGCCCTGCTCGGCCTGGACCTGACCGAACTCAGGTCGGGGTACCCGTTGCAGATGGTCATCCGAGCCGCCGACGCCGGATGGCGGGTGCGCGAGGTCGACGTGCCGTACCACCCGCGCACCGGCCGCTCCAAGGTCACGGGCACCTGGCGTGGCACCTGGAACGCGGTGCGCGACATGCGCGCGGTCCTCAGCGAGCCGCCCCGGCGTCTGGCAGGAGCCCCCCGGTGA
- a CDS encoding TIGR04282 family arsenosugar biosynthesis glycosyltransferase — MTALLVIAKEPRPGHVKTRLTPPFTPAQAAALAEAALADTLETVLRCPARRRTLFLDGTPGRWLPPGIEVIPQASGSLDERLAAAFAAVADGPALLVGMDTPQLTPKLLAPVLDPDAWRECDAWFGPAEDGGFWALGLAAPDPALLRGIPMSAPYTGAAQRDRLTGAGLRVRDLPLLRDVDTAPDADAVAAAAPGSRFATRLKCYSRDLVSFQRSTRTDARPPRGG; from the coding sequence CTGACCGCGCTGCTGGTGATAGCCAAGGAGCCGCGGCCCGGGCACGTCAAGACCCGGCTCACCCCGCCGTTCACCCCCGCCCAGGCCGCCGCCCTGGCGGAGGCGGCGCTCGCCGACACCCTGGAGACCGTGCTGCGCTGCCCGGCCCGCCGCCGGACGCTCTTCCTGGACGGTACGCCCGGACGCTGGCTGCCGCCTGGCATCGAGGTGATCCCGCAGGCGTCCGGCAGCCTGGACGAGCGGCTGGCCGCGGCCTTCGCCGCCGTAGCGGACGGCCCCGCCCTACTGGTCGGCATGGACACCCCACAACTCACCCCGAAGCTCCTCGCCCCCGTACTGGATCCCGATGCGTGGCGGGAGTGCGACGCGTGGTTCGGCCCGGCGGAGGACGGCGGGTTCTGGGCGCTCGGCCTGGCCGCGCCCGACCCGGCGCTGCTGCGAGGCATCCCGATGTCCGCCCCGTACACCGGTGCCGCCCAGCGCGACCGACTCACCGGAGCGGGTCTTCGGGTACGCGACCTGCCGCTCCTGCGCGACGTGGACACAGCGCCCGACGCGGACGCGGTGGCAGCCGCGGCGCCGGGATCGAGGTTCGCTACCCGCTTGAAGTGCTACTCCCGCGACCTTGTCTCCTTCCAGAGGTCCACGAGGACAGACGCTCGGCCACCCAGGGGCGGCTGA
- a CDS encoding glycoside hydrolase family 35 protein has translation MPALRIDGDDFRLDDEPFRIISGGLHYFRVHPDQWRDRLRKARLLGLNTVDTYIPWNLHQPRPDRFRWDGMLDLTAFLDLAREEGLYVLLRPGPYICAEWEGGGLPSWLLADPGIRLRSADPAFLAAVDGYFDALLPHVLPYLGSRGGPVLAVQVENEFGAYGAEAEDGTAYLGHLTTALRERGVDVPLFTCDQPADLARGSVPGALSTVNFGSGADRNLAVLRAHQPEGPLMCTEFWNGWFDRWGGAHVVRPAADAAAELDAMLSAGASVNLYMFHGGTNFGFTNGANDKHTYRPTVTSYDYDSPLDEAGDPTAKFAAFREVIARHAPVPEAPLPEPSKKLNLLGIELDERAPLFTALDLLGAAVPGDRPLTMEELGQDFGFVLYETRLGTPGPVLLHAPGVHDRAQIFLDGQPVGVLERESHEQTLALTVPPGGAALAVLVENQGRVNYGRAIHDRKGLTGPVSVNGAPLRGGWTSRPLPLDDLGALRYESATAPGVGPAFHRGTFEAAGPADTYLDLAGWTKGCAWVNGFHLGRYWSRGPQQRLYVPGPVLRAGGNEIVVLELHATARGSVDLRDAPDLGPTEE, from the coding sequence ATGCCCGCTTTGCGTATCGACGGAGACGACTTCCGTCTCGACGATGAGCCGTTCCGCATCATCTCCGGCGGCCTGCACTACTTCCGGGTGCACCCGGACCAGTGGCGGGACCGGCTGCGCAAGGCCCGGCTGCTTGGGCTGAACACGGTGGACACCTACATACCGTGGAACCTGCACCAGCCGCGGCCGGACCGTTTCCGGTGGGACGGCATGCTGGATCTGACCGCCTTCCTCGACCTCGCGCGCGAGGAGGGCCTGTATGTGCTGCTGCGCCCGGGCCCGTACATCTGCGCCGAGTGGGAGGGCGGCGGACTGCCGTCCTGGCTGCTGGCCGACCCCGGCATCCGGCTGCGCAGCGCGGACCCGGCCTTTCTGGCCGCGGTGGACGGCTATTTCGACGCGCTGCTGCCCCACGTACTGCCGTATCTGGGCTCGCGGGGCGGCCCGGTGCTCGCGGTACAGGTGGAGAACGAGTTCGGGGCCTACGGCGCCGAGGCCGAGGACGGCACGGCCTACCTCGGGCACCTGACCACGGCGCTGCGCGAACGCGGGGTCGACGTACCGCTGTTCACCTGCGACCAGCCCGCCGACCTGGCCCGCGGCAGTGTCCCCGGGGCGCTGAGCACCGTGAACTTCGGCAGCGGCGCCGACCGCAATCTGGCCGTGCTGCGCGCACACCAGCCCGAGGGCCCGCTGATGTGCACCGAGTTCTGGAACGGGTGGTTCGACCGCTGGGGCGGCGCGCACGTCGTCCGCCCGGCGGCCGACGCCGCCGCAGAGCTGGACGCGATGCTGTCCGCGGGCGCGAGCGTCAACCTCTACATGTTCCACGGCGGCACCAACTTCGGCTTCACCAACGGCGCCAACGACAAGCACACCTACCGGCCGACCGTCACCTCCTACGACTACGACTCCCCGCTGGACGAGGCGGGCGACCCCACCGCCAAGTTCGCCGCCTTCCGCGAGGTCATCGCCCGGCACGCCCCCGTGCCCGAGGCGCCGCTGCCCGAACCGTCGAAGAAGCTGAACCTCCTCGGCATCGAGCTGGACGAACGCGCGCCGCTGTTCACCGCCCTCGACCTGCTCGGCGCCGCCGTGCCCGGCGACCGGCCGCTGACGATGGAGGAACTGGGCCAGGACTTCGGTTTCGTGCTGTACGAGACCCGGCTCGGCACCCCGGGGCCGGTGCTGCTGCACGCGCCCGGCGTGCACGACCGCGCCCAGATCTTCCTCGACGGCCAGCCCGTCGGCGTACTGGAGCGCGAGAGCCACGAGCAGACGCTCGCCCTCACGGTGCCGCCCGGCGGCGCCGCCCTCGCGGTGCTGGTGGAGAACCAGGGCCGGGTCAACTACGGCCGGGCCATCCACGACCGCAAGGGCCTGACCGGACCCGTCAGCGTCAACGGCGCCCCGCTGCGGGGCGGCTGGACCAGCCGGCCGCTGCCGCTGGACGACCTGGGCGCGCTGCGCTACGAGTCCGCCACCGCCCCCGGTGTCGGGCCGGCCTTCCACCGGGGCACGTTCGAGGCGGCCGGGCCCGCCGACACCTACCTGGACCTGGCCGGCTGGACCAAGGGCTGCGCCTGGGTCAACGGCTTCCACCTGGGCCGCTACTGGTCGCGCGGCCCTCAGCAGCGGCTGTACGTACCCGGCCCGGTCCTGCGGGCGGGCGGCAACGAGATCGTCGTGCTCGAACTGCACGCCACCGCCCGGGGCTCGGTGGACCTGCGGGACGCGCCGGATCTCGGCCCCACCGAGGAGTGA
- a CDS encoding LacI family DNA-binding transcriptional regulator — MADVARLAGVSAQTVSRVSNGYPGVVESTRQQVLAAMKELGYRPNSAARALKRGEFRTLGVILFNMSTTGNMRTLEAVALSAAQEEYATTLMPVTVPSQDEVRGAFTRLGELAVDGVVIIMEVHLLDAAMVSLPPNAQVVVVDSNAGDRYCVVDTDQAGGARAAVEHLLDLGHETVWHVAGPEASFSAERRVETWRSALAEAGREAPEPLRGDWSAESGYLAGQRIAAAPECTAVFVANDQMALGVLRALHEHGRRVPEDVSVVGFDDIPEAASFVPPLTTVHQDFPEVGRRCVESVLRQIRNNAAERGTTLVPTRLVTRASTAPPRGRR, encoded by the coding sequence ATGGCGGACGTCGCCCGACTGGCCGGGGTGTCCGCGCAGACGGTCTCCCGCGTGTCGAACGGCTACCCCGGGGTCGTGGAGTCGACCCGGCAGCAGGTGCTCGCGGCCATGAAGGAACTCGGCTACCGGCCCAACAGCGCGGCCCGGGCACTCAAGCGCGGCGAGTTCCGCACCCTGGGCGTGATCCTCTTCAACATGTCCACCACCGGCAACATGCGCACGCTGGAGGCAGTGGCACTGTCCGCCGCCCAGGAAGAGTACGCGACCACGCTCATGCCGGTCACGGTGCCGTCCCAGGACGAGGTGCGCGGCGCCTTCACCCGGCTCGGCGAACTGGCTGTGGACGGTGTGGTCATCATCATGGAGGTCCATCTGCTCGACGCCGCCATGGTGTCGCTGCCGCCGAACGCGCAGGTCGTCGTGGTGGATTCCAACGCCGGCGACCGCTACTGCGTGGTCGACACCGACCAGGCGGGCGGCGCCCGGGCCGCGGTGGAACACTTGCTCGACCTCGGACACGAGACCGTCTGGCACGTGGCGGGGCCCGAGGCGTCCTTCTCCGCCGAGCGGCGGGTGGAGACCTGGCGCTCGGCGCTGGCCGAGGCCGGGCGCGAGGCGCCTGAACCGCTGCGCGGCGACTGGTCCGCGGAGTCCGGCTATCTGGCCGGGCAGCGCATCGCGGCCGCTCCGGAGTGCACGGCGGTCTTCGTCGCCAACGACCAGATGGCCCTGGGAGTGCTGCGCGCGCTGCACGAGCACGGGCGGCGTGTCCCGGAGGACGTCAGCGTCGTGGGCTTCGACGACATCCCCGAGGCCGCGTCCTTCGTACCGCCGCTCACCACCGTGCACCAGGACTTCCCCGAGGTCGGACGGCGCTGCGTGGAGAGCGTACTGCGGCAGATCCGCAACAACGCGGCGGAGCGGGGCACCACTCTGGTCCCGACCCGCCTGGTGACCCGTGCCAGCACGGCGCCGCCGCGCGGTCGGCGCTGA
- a CDS encoding ABC transporter substrate-binding protein, protein MTNKTLRRWAQGVAVLCAATLGLTACGSSDDSGSDPGSGSGTKTSGANAVQSALDKGGSLTVWAWEPTLKQVVADFQTKYPKVHVKLVNAGTGNDQYTALQNAVQAGKGVPDVGQIEYYALSQFALGKSVADLSPYGAKDLSEVYSPGPWNSVSINGGVYGLPMDSGPMALFYNKKVFDKYKIAVPTTWDAYLDAARKLHKADPKAYITSDTGDAGMTTSLIWQAGGKPYTVDGTKVSVDFGNDPGTAAYTKVWQQLVSEHLLSTVPGWSDQWYKGLADGTIATLATGAWMPANFSSGVAAASGDWRAAPLPQWQAGQNASAENGGSSLAVMQASQNKELAYAFLQYADQGAGVQTRIKGGAFPATTADLNSQAFLDTPFPYFGGQQANKVFSESAKNVVPGWSYLPYQVYANSIFNDTVGKAYVSSTTLTSGLKAWQDASVKYGKDQGFSVD, encoded by the coding sequence ATGACGAACAAGACGCTTCGCCGCTGGGCACAGGGGGTCGCGGTGCTCTGCGCCGCCACCCTCGGGCTGACCGCCTGCGGTTCTTCCGACGACTCCGGCTCCGATCCCGGCTCCGGCTCCGGCACCAAGACCTCGGGGGCCAACGCGGTTCAGTCCGCGCTGGACAAGGGCGGTTCCCTCACGGTGTGGGCCTGGGAGCCCACCCTCAAGCAGGTCGTCGCCGACTTCCAGACCAAGTACCCCAAGGTCCATGTGAAGCTGGTCAACGCGGGTACCGGCAACGACCAGTACACCGCGCTGCAGAACGCCGTCCAGGCCGGCAAGGGAGTGCCCGATGTCGGACAGATCGAGTACTACGCGCTCAGCCAGTTCGCCCTCGGCAAGTCCGTCGCAGACCTGAGTCCGTACGGAGCCAAGGATCTGTCCGAGGTCTACTCCCCCGGTCCGTGGAACTCCGTCAGCATCAACGGCGGTGTCTACGGGCTGCCCATGGACTCCGGCCCGATGGCGCTGTTCTACAACAAGAAGGTCTTCGACAAGTACAAGATCGCCGTCCCCACCACGTGGGACGCCTATCTGGACGCGGCCCGCAAGCTGCACAAGGCGGACCCGAAGGCGTACATCACCAGCGACACCGGCGACGCCGGCATGACCACCAGCCTGATCTGGCAGGCGGGCGGCAAGCCTTACACGGTGGACGGCACCAAGGTCTCGGTGGACTTCGGCAACGACCCGGGCACCGCCGCGTATACCAAGGTGTGGCAGCAGTTGGTCTCCGAACACCTGCTCTCGACCGTCCCTGGCTGGAGCGACCAGTGGTACAAGGGCCTGGCCGACGGCACCATCGCCACCCTGGCGACCGGCGCCTGGATGCCGGCCAACTTCAGCTCCGGCGTGGCAGCCGCCTCCGGTGACTGGCGGGCCGCCCCGCTGCCGCAGTGGCAGGCCGGCCAGAACGCCAGCGCCGAGAACGGCGGCAGCTCGCTGGCCGTCATGCAGGCGAGCCAGAACAAGGAACTCGCCTACGCCTTCCTCCAGTACGCCGACCAGGGCGCCGGTGTGCAGACCCGGATCAAGGGCGGCGCCTTCCCGGCGACGACCGCGGACCTGAACTCCCAGGCGTTCCTCGACACACCGTTCCCGTACTTCGGCGGCCAGCAGGCCAACAAGGTCTTCTCCGAGTCCGCCAAGAACGTCGTGCCCGGCTGGTCCTACCTGCCGTACCAGGTCTACGCGAACTCGATCTTCAACGACACGGTCGGCAAGGCCTATGTCTCCTCCACCACTCTGACCAGCGGGCTCAAGGCCTGGCAGGACGCTTCGGTCAAGTACGGCAAGGATCAGGGCTTCAGCGTCGACTGA
- a CDS encoding carbohydrate ABC transporter permease, protein MTATGTTVTPSSPSLPRPVPRTPRLLRHRSPGRPRRSVLLTVLTSLVVLYTLVPLAWLFINATKTQPKLLDSFGLWFSGHFALWDNIRETFTYNDHIFVRWLLNTLLYVVAGAGGATFLAVLGGYGLAKFDFPGKRGVFAVVIGAVAVPGTALAVPTFLMFSKVGLTNTPWAVIIPSLISPFGLYLMWVFASEAIPDELLEAARVDGSGEIRTFFRISLPLLAPGIVTVLLFTMVATWNNYFLPLIMIKDPDWYPLTVGLNAWNAQASTVGGQPVFHLVITGSLLTIVPLIAAFLLLQRYWQSGLAAGSVKE, encoded by the coding sequence GTGACGGCCACCGGCACCACGGTCACCCCTTCGTCCCCGTCCCTCCCGCGCCCGGTGCCGCGCACCCCGCGTCTCCTGCGCCACCGCTCCCCCGGCCGGCCCCGTCGCAGCGTCCTACTGACGGTGCTGACCAGCCTCGTAGTGCTCTACACCCTGGTTCCGCTGGCCTGGCTGTTCATCAACGCGACAAAGACCCAGCCGAAGCTGCTGGACTCCTTCGGCCTGTGGTTCAGCGGCCACTTCGCGCTGTGGGACAACATCAGGGAGACATTCACCTACAACGACCACATCTTCGTCCGCTGGCTGCTGAACACCCTGCTGTACGTGGTGGCGGGCGCGGGCGGCGCGACGTTCCTGGCAGTACTGGGCGGCTACGGCCTGGCGAAGTTCGACTTCCCCGGCAAGCGCGGAGTGTTCGCCGTCGTCATCGGCGCGGTCGCCGTGCCGGGTACGGCGCTGGCGGTGCCCACCTTCCTGATGTTCAGCAAGGTGGGCCTGACCAACACCCCCTGGGCGGTGATCATCCCGTCGCTGATCTCACCCTTCGGCCTGTACCTGATGTGGGTGTTCGCCTCCGAGGCGATCCCCGACGAACTGCTGGAGGCCGCCCGGGTGGACGGCTCGGGCGAGATCCGCACCTTCTTCCGGATCAGCCTGCCGCTGCTGGCACCGGGCATCGTCACCGTGCTGCTCTTCACCATGGTCGCGACCTGGAACAACTACTTCCTGCCGCTGATCATGATCAAGGACCCGGACTGGTACCCCCTCACAGTGGGGTTGAACGCCTGGAACGCGCAGGCGTCCACCGTTGGCGGCCAGCCCGTGTTCCACCTCGTGATCACCGGGTCGCTGCTGACCATCGTCCCGCTGATCGCAGCCTTCCTCCTCCTCCAGCGCTACTGGCAGTCCGGACTCGCCGCCGGCAGCGTCAAGGAGTGA
- a CDS encoding carbohydrate ABC transporter permease: protein MAVITPPSAAGRAAPASGRPRRRRWIGWGFVSPFLIVFALIFLAPIAYSIYLSLFRDRLIGGNSFVGFDNYQQAFRDHEFWSGLARVGLFLVVQVPIMLGIALLVALALDSGRLYGKNFFRISVFLPYAVPAVVATLMWGFMYGKRFGLVANINDHFGVSLPDPLSPDLVLASIGNIVTWEFVGYNMLIFYAALRVIPQSLYEAAEIDGAGQWRIIAAIKIPAIRGALVIATIFSIIGSFQLFNEPSILKSLAPNAITTYFTPNLYTYSLSFSGQQHNYAATVAIVMGVVTMIVAYVVQLRGMRKEA from the coding sequence ATGGCAGTCATTACACCCCCGTCAGCGGCAGGACGGGCCGCTCCAGCCTCGGGGCGTCCCAGGAGACGCCGCTGGATCGGCTGGGGATTCGTGAGCCCCTTCCTCATCGTGTTCGCGCTGATCTTCCTCGCACCGATCGCGTACTCCATCTACCTGAGCCTCTTCCGCGACCGGCTCATCGGCGGGAACTCCTTCGTCGGATTCGACAACTACCAACAGGCGTTCCGCGACCACGAGTTCTGGTCCGGACTGGCCCGGGTGGGCCTGTTCCTCGTGGTCCAGGTGCCGATCATGCTGGGCATCGCCCTGCTGGTCGCCCTGGCGCTGGACAGCGGCAGGCTCTACGGCAAGAACTTCTTCCGCATCTCGGTCTTCCTGCCCTATGCGGTCCCCGCCGTCGTCGCCACCCTCATGTGGGGCTTCATGTACGGCAAGCGCTTCGGCCTGGTCGCCAACATCAACGACCACTTCGGAGTCTCCCTGCCCGACCCGCTCTCCCCCGATCTGGTACTCGCCAGCATCGGCAACATCGTCACCTGGGAGTTCGTCGGCTACAACATGCTCATCTTCTACGCGGCGCTACGGGTCATCCCGCAGTCGCTCTACGAGGCCGCCGAGATCGACGGAGCCGGACAGTGGCGGATCATCGCCGCCATCAAGATCCCGGCGATCCGCGGTGCGCTGGTCATCGCCACGATCTTCTCGATCATCGGCAGCTTCCAGCTCTTCAACGAGCCGAGCATCCTCAAGTCCCTGGCGCCCAACGCCATCACCACCTACTTCACACCCAACCTCTACACGTACTCGCTGTCCTTCTCCGGTCAGCAGCACAACTACGCCGCAACGGTCGCGATCGTCATGGGGGTCGTCACGATGATCGTCGCCTATGTCGTCCAGCTGCGCGGCATGAGAAAGGAGGCGTGA
- a CDS encoding LacI family DNA-binding transcriptional regulator → MADVARLAGVSSQTVSRVSNGSSGVVSETRDRVLAAMKQLGYRPNSAARALKRGEFRTLGVILFTLSTTGNVRTLEAIATSAAEQGYAITLQPVAVPTQTGVRGAFTRLGELAVDGIIVIMEVHLLDAATVTLPPHVQVVVVDSDAGDHYSVVDTDQVGGAHLAVRHLLGLGHSTVWHLAGPEGSFAAQRRARAWRDALAEAGRQAPPPVRGDWSAESGYREGLRLADNPDCTAVFVANDQMALGLLRALHERGRRVPQDISVVGFDDIPEAASFVPPLTTVRQDFAEVGRRCVAGVLRQIANAAAEPGTVLVPTRLALRASTAVPSRR, encoded by the coding sequence ATGGCCGACGTGGCCCGCCTGGCCGGAGTGTCCTCGCAGACCGTCTCGCGCGTCTCGAACGGGTCCTCCGGGGTGGTCTCGGAGACCCGCGACCGCGTGCTGGCCGCGATGAAACAACTGGGCTACCGGCCCAACAGCGCGGCGCGCGCGCTCAAGCGCGGCGAGTTCCGCACGCTGGGCGTCATTCTCTTCACCCTCTCGACCACGGGAAACGTGCGCACGCTGGAGGCCATCGCCACGTCTGCCGCCGAGCAGGGGTACGCGATCACCCTGCAGCCGGTGGCCGTCCCGACCCAGACCGGGGTCCGCGGGGCCTTCACGCGGCTGGGGGAACTGGCCGTGGACGGCATCATCGTGATCATGGAGGTGCATCTGCTGGATGCGGCCACGGTCACGCTGCCGCCACATGTCCAGGTCGTGGTCGTCGACTCCGACGCAGGCGACCACTACAGCGTGGTCGACACCGACCAGGTCGGCGGCGCGCACCTGGCCGTACGTCACCTGCTCGGCCTCGGGCATTCCACGGTGTGGCACCTCGCCGGGCCCGAGGGCTCCTTCGCCGCTCAGCGCCGTGCTCGGGCGTGGCGGGACGCGCTGGCGGAGGCGGGACGGCAGGCGCCGCCGCCGGTCCGCGGTGACTGGTCGGCCGAGTCCGGCTACCGGGAGGGGCTGCGGCTGGCGGACAACCCCGACTGCACCGCGGTGTTCGTCGCCAATGACCAGATGGCGCTCGGACTGCTGCGTGCGCTGCATGAACGGGGCAGGCGGGTGCCGCAGGACATCAGCGTCGTGGGCTTCGACGACATCCCCGAGGCCGCGTCCTTCGTGCCGCCGCTGACCACCGTCCGCCAGGACTTCGCCGAGGTCGGCAGGCGCTGCGTGGCGGGTGTGCTGCGGCAGATCGCGAACGCGGCGGCGGAGCCGGGTACGGTGCTCGTCCCCACTCGGCTGGCTCTGCGCGCCAGCACGGCGGTGCCGTCGCGGCGGTGA